Proteins from a single region of Bacteroidota bacterium:
- a CDS encoding immunoglobulin domain-containing protein, whose protein sequence is MIDESITTAITISAGGATTFCQGNSVVLTATHNGATLQWKRMGQNIPGATGITYTVTQKGTYACVTNSECGTATSSNIIITVNKNPSATIAAGGPTSFCAGGSVTLTETPTGGCTYQWYKGASPIAGATSLSYVATTAGNYKCRVTKTATGCFKNSNSIAVFITCKEGEEMFNADLQIFPNPAK, encoded by the coding sequence TTGATTGATGAAAGCATCACTACTGCAATAACAATTTCGGCTGGTGGTGCGACTACTTTTTGTCAGGGGAATTCCGTTGTGCTCACTGCAACACACAATGGCGCAACGTTGCAATGGAAAAGAATGGGGCAAAATATTCCGGGCGCTACAGGCATAACGTATACGGTTACACAAAAAGGCACCTATGCATGCGTAACCAACAGCGAATGCGGAACTGCAACTTCATCAAATATTATAATTACCGTAAATAAAAACCCGAGTGCAACTATTGCTGCTGGCGGACCAACTTCATTTTGTGCAGGTGGAAGTGTTACCTTAACCGAAACACCTACCGGCGGGTGCACCTATCAATGGTATAAAGGAGCATCACCAATTGCAGGTGCTACTAGCTTAAGTTATGTGGCAACCACAGCGGGAAATTATAAATGTCGTGTTACAAAAACCGCTACCGGATGTTTTAAAAATTCAAACAGTATTGCAGTTTTTATAACTTGTAAGGAAGGAGAGGAGATGTTTAATGCCGATTTGCAAATATTTCCAAACCCTGCAAAATGA
- a CDS encoding T9SS type A sorting domain-containing protein has product MFDATGKIVFVQTCSNNEITIDISKLADGVYFIQTASSNQLNNCTFIKQ; this is encoded by the coding sequence ATTTTTGATGCTACAGGTAAAATAGTTTTTGTTCAGACATGCTCAAATAATGAAATTACAATTGATATTTCAAAACTAGCCGATGGGGTCTATTTTATTCAAACCGCATCATCAAACCAACTCAATAATTGCACATTTATCAAACAATAA